One genomic region from Flagellimonas oceani encodes:
- a CDS encoding UvrD-helicase domain-containing protein, with the protein MEGSNFKIYSASAGSGKTYALAKAYLKLLLANDASIKFRQILAITFTNKAVDEMKTRILDNLYAFGQDTVPEKQESLFQSLCDELNLTEGQLRQRSQLILKRILHNYSFFEISTIDKFNHKIIKTFARDLHLSQNFEVELNLDLLLEEAVGRLLERAGNDEKLTEVLIAFSLEKIDDDKSWNITYDLIEIGKLLFQENHAEHINPLREKSIGDFQDIQKRIASESKAIEEKVKQLAQSALQEIENQGFELTDFSRGTLPNHFKKISEGFFDTKRLYANQLEENLRENKKLLNAKDNRDSSVLASTVLVQYLLIKKNLHQLAYLQNIYSNIVPMTVLNEIAKEIKNIELDRDIIPISSLNAILSKEIKNQPVPFIYERMGEKYRHYFIDEFQDTSKMQWENLVPLIGNALESENEKHERGSLFLVGDVKQAIYRWRGGRAEQFLNLINKKSHPFVVEPSVHSLDTNWRSSDEIVGFNNSFFTEVATVLANEDYRNLFLNDSHQKTNNKPGGYIQMSFLDADVEDKDEVYCEETLKAIQQILSENHAYSDICVLVRDNKKGMLLADFLAQQNIPIISSDALLLAKNEKVIFLVSLLRIFENAKDREAAYHILMYLSPDEIGKHDFISKNLENIEAFLASEYHFHINELKGEPVLTVLETAIVQFELYEGSVAHISFLMDEVLDLEKREGPSVYAFLNYWDVKKDSLSIAAPDGVDAVKIMTIHKAKGLEFPFVIFPFANAVLDDKRKKKKAWVPATTDDEALGLNEFLINSNKDMLEYNEVAQQKYVAEEQKTLLDSMNVLYVALTRPVNGLFVITESGKKEVASVEAATSYSELFQWYVQQANISEKETGVYTIGRFPSKEVGTSSESTENYISYVTRPKDDAGFTISTKSGRMWDNERMEAIEMGNVIHFALSQIETVKDVDPVLERLEIEGHFPKEAAGDIKQKIMAVVNHPKLKELFLERLQILNEQEILTTDGHSLRPDRIIIDGNDATIVDYKTGKPSPKHKEQIANYADILKAMDFKIKQSIIVYIDQEIDPIFV; encoded by the coding sequence TTGGAGGGGTCTAATTTTAAAATATATAGCGCATCTGCAGGCTCGGGCAAGACCTATGCCCTCGCAAAAGCCTATCTTAAACTGTTACTTGCCAACGATGCTTCCATAAAATTTCGTCAGATTTTGGCCATTACCTTCACCAACAAAGCGGTGGACGAAATGAAGACCCGGATTTTGGACAACCTTTATGCTTTTGGCCAAGATACCGTTCCCGAAAAGCAGGAAAGCTTGTTCCAATCACTTTGTGATGAACTCAATTTGACCGAAGGGCAATTACGGCAACGGTCGCAACTTATTCTAAAACGGATTCTCCACAATTACTCTTTTTTTGAGATTTCCACGATTGATAAGTTCAACCACAAAATCATAAAAACCTTTGCCCGCGATCTGCACCTATCCCAAAATTTTGAGGTGGAACTCAATTTGGATCTACTGTTGGAAGAAGCCGTGGGAAGATTGTTGGAACGTGCCGGCAACGATGAAAAACTCACCGAAGTACTGATTGCCTTTTCACTGGAGAAAATTGATGATGACAAAAGCTGGAACATCACTTACGACCTCATAGAAATTGGTAAACTGCTGTTCCAAGAAAATCACGCGGAGCACATAAATCCCTTACGAGAAAAATCCATCGGGGATTTTCAGGACATCCAAAAACGGATAGCATCAGAAAGCAAAGCCATCGAAGAAAAGGTAAAACAGTTGGCTCAAAGTGCGCTTCAAGAAATAGAAAATCAAGGGTTTGAACTGACCGATTTTTCGAGAGGAACTCTTCCAAATCATTTTAAAAAAATATCTGAAGGTTTTTTTGACACCAAAAGATTGTATGCCAATCAACTGGAGGAAAACCTTAGAGAAAACAAAAAACTCCTAAATGCAAAGGACAATAGGGACTCTTCTGTTTTAGCTTCTACAGTTTTAGTGCAATACTTACTTATAAAGAAGAATCTCCATCAACTAGCCTATCTCCAAAACATATACAGCAACATAGTTCCGATGACGGTCTTGAACGAAATCGCCAAGGAAATCAAAAATATTGAGCTGGACAGGGACATCATTCCCATTTCCTCCCTGAACGCGATTCTCTCCAAAGAAATCAAGAATCAGCCTGTGCCTTTTATTTATGAACGGATGGGCGAAAAATACCGCCATTATTTTATTGATGAGTTCCAGGACACCTCCAAAATGCAATGGGAAAACTTGGTGCCACTCATCGGCAACGCCTTGGAAAGCGAGAACGAAAAGCACGAACGGGGTTCTCTGTTTTTGGTGGGCGATGTAAAGCAGGCCATTTATCGCTGGCGTGGTGGCAGGGCGGAGCAATTTCTCAATCTGATCAATAAAAAATCGCATCCCTTCGTAGTGGAGCCCAGCGTTCATTCGTTGGACACCAACTGGCGGAGTTCTGATGAAATCGTGGGCTTCAACAACAGCTTTTTTACCGAGGTCGCAACTGTGCTCGCCAATGAAGATTATCGGAACTTATTTTTAAACGACTCCCATCAAAAAACCAATAACAAACCCGGGGGATACATCCAAATGTCCTTTTTGGATGCCGATGTGGAAGACAAGGACGAGGTCTATTGCGAAGAAACCTTGAAAGCCATCCAGCAAATCCTTTCGGAAAATCACGCTTATTCCGATATCTGTGTATTGGTTCGCGATAATAAAAAGGGAATGTTGTTGGCGGATTTCTTGGCGCAGCAGAACATTCCCATCATTTCTTCGGATGCACTTTTGCTGGCAAAGAATGAGAAAGTCATCTTTCTGGTATCCCTGCTTCGGATTTTTGAAAATGCAAAGGATCGGGAAGCGGCCTACCATATATTAATGTATCTGTCCCCCGATGAAATCGGCAAACACGACTTCATCAGTAAAAACCTGGAAAATATTGAAGCCTTCTTGGCCTCCGAATACCATTTCCATATAAATGAATTAAAAGGCGAACCTGTGCTTACCGTTTTGGAAACCGCCATTGTTCAATTTGAGCTTTACGAAGGTTCCGTGGCCCATATTTCCTTTTTGATGGACGAGGTGCTCGATTTGGAAAAAAGGGAAGGGCCCAGCGTGTATGCCTTCCTTAATTATTGGGATGTAAAAAAAGATTCCCTTTCCATCGCAGCGCCCGATGGGGTGGATGCCGTAAAAATTATGACCATCCACAAGGCCAAAGGCCTTGAGTTTCCTTTTGTGATTTTCCCTTTTGCCAATGCGGTTCTGGATGATAAACGCAAAAAGAAGAAAGCTTGGGTTCCGGCCACCACGGATGACGAAGCTTTAGGGTTGAACGAATTCCTGATCAACAGCAATAAAGATATGTTGGAATACAATGAGGTAGCCCAACAAAAATATGTTGCGGAAGAGCAAAAGACCTTGTTGGATTCGATGAACGTGCTCTACGTGGCCCTTACCCGTCCCGTAAATGGATTGTTTGTAATTACGGAGAGTGGCAAAAAAGAAGTTGCTTCGGTCGAAGCTGCTACATCATATTCGGAACTTTTTCAGTGGTACGTGCAGCAAGCGAACATTTCCGAAAAAGAAACTGGAGTTTACACCATCGGAAGATTTCCATCAAAAGAGGTGGGGACTTCTTCGGAATCCACGGAAAACTATATTTCCTACGTTACAAGACCGAAAGATGATGCTGGATTTACCATTTCCACCAAATCGGGCCGTATGTGGGACAATGAACGGATGGAAGCCATCGAGATGGGCAACGTGATTCACTTTGCATTGAGTCAAATCGAAACTGTAAAAGATGTTGATCCTGTTTTGGAACGATTAGAAATCGAGGGGCATTTTCCCAAAGAGGCCGCGGGCGACATCAAACAAAAAATAATGGCCGTTGTGAACCATCCAAAATTGAAGGAGTTGTTCTTGGAGAGACTTCAAATTTTGAACGAGCAAGAAATCTTGACCACGGATGGGCATTCCCTTCGTCCGGATAGAATTATCATTGACGGAAACGATGCCACCATCGTCGATTATAAAACAGGTAAACCATCGCCCAAACACAAGGAACAAATTGCCAACTACGCCGATATTTTAAAAGCAATGGATTTTAAAATCAAACAATCCATTATTGTTTATATTGACCAAGAAATAGACCCTATTTTTGTATAA
- the kbl gene encoding glycine C-acetyltransferase encodes MYGKIKEHLAKELEAIEEAGLFKKERIITSPQDAVIKISTGEEVINFCANNYLGLSSHPDVIQAAKDTMDTHGFGMSSVRFICGTQDIHKELEQKIANFYGTEDTILYAVAFDANGGVFEPLLTAEDAIISDSLNHASIIDGVRLCKAKRYRYANSDMADLEEQLKQSNADGARFKIIVTDGVFSMDGLLAPLDKICDLADKYDAMVMIDECHATGFIGETGRGTLEEKGVMDRIDIITGTLGKALGGAMGGYTTGKKEIIEMLRQRSRPYLFSNSLAPALVGASIKVFEMLDTDTSLRDKLQSNTEYFKKGMKEAGFDIIDGDSAIVPVMLYDAKLSQNMADMLLEEGIYVIGFFYPVVPKEKARIRVQLSAAHDKQHLDHAINAFIKVGKSLKVI; translated from the coding sequence ATGTACGGAAAAATAAAAGAACATTTGGCCAAAGAACTGGAAGCAATTGAAGAAGCTGGCCTTTTTAAAAAAGAACGAATCATCACTTCGCCGCAAGACGCTGTGATAAAAATCTCCACAGGGGAAGAAGTCATCAATTTTTGTGCGAACAATTATTTGGGGCTTTCCTCCCATCCGGATGTGATCCAAGCCGCAAAGGACACGATGGACACCCACGGTTTTGGAATGTCCTCGGTTCGTTTTATCTGTGGAACCCAGGACATCCACAAAGAATTGGAGCAGAAAATCGCCAATTTCTACGGCACCGAGGATACCATATTATATGCAGTTGCTTTTGATGCCAATGGTGGCGTATTTGAACCTTTGCTCACCGCTGAGGATGCCATTATCTCGGATTCCCTGAACCACGCCTCCATTATTGATGGGGTTCGTTTGTGCAAAGCAAAGCGATACCGCTATGCCAATAGCGACATGGCCGACCTTGAGGAACAACTCAAACAAAGTAATGCTGATGGAGCGCGCTTTAAAATTATCGTTACTGATGGGGTATTCTCCATGGACGGACTTTTGGCTCCGTTGGACAAAATCTGTGATTTGGCGGATAAATATGATGCCATGGTGATGATCGATGAATGCCACGCCACTGGTTTTATTGGTGAAACGGGCCGCGGTACGCTGGAAGAAAAAGGTGTTATGGACCGAATCGACATCATCACGGGCACCTTGGGCAAGGCTTTGGGCGGCGCCATGGGCGGTTACACCACGGGCAAAAAGGAAATCATTGAAATGCTTCGCCAACGTTCCAGACCTTATTTGTTCTCCAATTCCTTGGCACCTGCCTTAGTTGGGGCATCCATCAAGGTATTTGAAATGCTGGATACCGACACTTCGTTGCGTGATAAGCTTCAAAGCAACACGGAATACTTCAAAAAAGGAATGAAAGAAGCTGGCTTTGACATCATTGACGGTGATTCCGCCATTGTTCCAGTAATGCTCTACGATGCGAAGCTATCACAAAACATGGCGGATATGCTCTTGGAAGAAGGAATTTACGTCATCGGATTCTTTTATCCTGTGGTCCCAAAAGAAAAAGCGAGGATTCGGGTGCAACTCTCGGCAGCCCACGACAAGCAACACTTGGACCATGCAATTAATGCCTTTATTAAGGTAGGAAAGTCGTTAAAGGTCATCTAA
- a CDS encoding OmpA family protein, producing the protein MKHLSKLLVVALVFVGINSIQAQDENNPWQVSIGVNAIDTYPTNDENNPYSSTTLFDEYFNVSDHWNILPSVSYVAVSKYVGDGFSVGARGSLNRIEKLGDFEVDDLSHYAIDGTIKYNFLKNTTIDPFLEVGGGYTWVDEIGAGTVNGGVGVNFWFSDNLGLTLQTQYKHAFEDYLVKHFQHMAGLSIKFGGTDTDGDGIYDKDDACPEVAGLEAFNGCPDSDGDGIEDAKDACPNEAGSKEMNGCPDSDGDGVADKDDACPNTAGLPALAGCPDADGDGVADKDDECPNEAGPAENNGCPWPDSDGDGVLDKDDQCPEVAGTVANKGCPEVTEEVQKQLNDYARTILFDTGKSSIKAESTSVMVDIIQILNEYPTAKFTVEGHTDSVGSDKLNQKLSEERANSVRNFLIDKGIDSSRLSAIGYGEEKPIATNNTRAGRAQNRRVEINLVK; encoded by the coding sequence ATGAAACATCTTAGCAAATTATTGGTTGTTGCTCTTGTATTTGTAGGGATCAACAGCATACAAGCGCAAGACGAAAATAATCCCTGGCAAGTTAGCATAGGGGTGAATGCGATAGACACTTACCCTACTAACGATGAGAACAACCCGTACTCCAGTACGACATTGTTCGATGAGTATTTTAACGTATCTGACCACTGGAACATTTTGCCTTCAGTTTCTTATGTAGCTGTTTCCAAATATGTTGGTGATGGTTTCTCTGTTGGAGCAAGAGGTTCTTTGAACAGAATTGAAAAATTGGGAGATTTTGAAGTTGATGATCTATCTCACTATGCTATAGATGGTACAATTAAGTACAACTTCCTAAAAAATACTACTATCGATCCTTTCTTGGAAGTTGGTGGTGGTTACACTTGGGTTGATGAAATCGGTGCTGGTACCGTTAATGGTGGTGTTGGTGTTAACTTTTGGTTCTCTGATAACCTTGGTTTGACACTTCAAACACAATACAAGCACGCTTTCGAAGATTACTTGGTAAAACATTTCCAACACATGGCCGGTCTTAGCATCAAATTTGGTGGTACTGACACAGATGGTGATGGTATCTATGACAAAGACGATGCTTGTCCAGAAGTAGCTGGTTTGGAAGCATTCAACGGATGTCCTGATTCTGACGGTGACGGTATCGAAGATGCTAAAGATGCTTGTCCTAACGAAGCTGGTTCCAAAGAAATGAACGGATGTCCTGATTCTGATGGTGACGGTGTTGCCGATAAAGATGATGCTTGTCCAAACACTGCTGGTCTTCCTGCTCTAGCTGGTTGTCCTGATGCTGACGGTGACGGTGTTGCCGATAAAGACGATGAGTGTCCTAACGAAGCAGGTCCTGCTGAAAACAACGGATGCCCTTGGCCAGATTCTGACGGCGATGGTGTTCTTGACAAAGACGACCAATGTCCAGAAGTTGCTGGTACAGTAGCTAACAAAGGATGTCCTGAAGTAACTGAAGAAGTTCAGAAGCAATTGAACGACTACGCTAGAACTATCTTGTTCGATACTGGTAAATCTTCCATCAAAGCAGAATCTACTTCTGTAATGGTTGACATCATCCAAATCTTGAACGAGTACCCAACTGCTAAGTTTACAGTTGAAGGTCACACTGACAGCGTAGGTAGTGACAAATTGAACCAGAAACTTTCTGAAGAAAGAGCTAACTCTGTTAGAAACTTCTTGATCGACAAAGGAATCGATTCTTCTAGATTGAGTGCAATTGGTTACGGTGAAGAAAAACCAATCGCTACCAACAACACAAGAGCTGGTAGAGCACAAAACAGACGAGTTGAAATCAACTTGGTAAAATAA
- a CDS encoding PD-(D/E)XK nuclease family protein has translation MHNTFLEHVLDNLLKKQLDITKCTFVLPSKRSGTFLKKHISSRLEKNIFSPEVLSIQEFIGNLSDLNQASNIDLLLLLFKVYKESQIDESDDFASFINWGQTLLQDFNEIDGYLIPATDILNYLSAIKEINHWSTNKEKSELVENYLQLWKNLETIYNNFYKALLQQKRGYQGLIQREAVKAIQNGTGPKVGGNPIIFIGFNALNAAESAIIQHFLEHGSAHIYWDIDSYFLDDPIHDAGLFVRDYQYNWPYYKHGHKIEPQNNFLQNKNIKITGVPKSISQTKYVGQLLEEIGGNPAIDLTKTALVLADETLLNPMLNGVPNNIPEVNITMGMPLNKTVLYSFFVNFLELHLNVSERGWFYKRVLEFISNPYSLTLSTESQGSFAQQLSKDIKEGNLLYINSEVLTKYSKAQELLSIIFPDGTLAPMDWINKCLMLIERLKIIYQEEKNALELEYLYRFYTLFNQLGQYLDKVDFMGELKSIKNLFKQLANMETLDFIGQPLTGFQIMGMLESRNLDFETVIITSVNEGILPSGKSNNSFIPFDVKRDYGLPTYKEKDAIYVYHFYRLIQRAKNIYITYNTEPDVLEGGEKSRLITQLLTDKNLKSNITHTIATPKISIEPKPLVQIEKDGQFMEDLQAFAQKGFSPTSLTNYIRNPIDFYTRNILKINDLEEVEENIAANTFGTIIHDSLEQLYTPLINIMLTEEHVQSLKKQVPEVVQHHFAKNLSGIDVSKGKFLLVYNVILKYLHNFLDDEIKQLKQHQIKILALEERYEEFITIPGLDFPIKLKGTLDRVDEFDGTVRIIDYKTGKVEPKNVKITDWETLITDYDKSKAFQLLCYAYLYSKKHGISDVQAGIISFKNLSKGLFPFSEDKDTRIHTDTLATFESYLFQLISEICNAAVPLTEKVT, from the coding sequence ATGCATAACACTTTCCTCGAACATGTACTGGATAATCTCCTCAAAAAGCAGTTGGATATTACCAAGTGTACCTTTGTACTTCCCAGTAAAAGATCCGGGACCTTTTTAAAAAAACATATCTCCAGTAGGCTGGAAAAAAACATATTCAGTCCGGAAGTTCTATCCATTCAAGAATTCATCGGAAACCTCTCCGATTTAAACCAAGCATCCAATATTGATTTGTTGCTCCTACTGTTCAAGGTCTACAAAGAATCTCAAATTGACGAATCGGATGATTTTGCCTCCTTTATTAATTGGGGACAAACCTTGTTACAGGACTTCAACGAAATTGATGGCTACCTGATTCCTGCCACCGATATTCTAAATTATCTTTCCGCCATCAAGGAAATCAACCATTGGTCCACCAACAAGGAAAAATCGGAGCTGGTGGAGAATTATCTACAACTCTGGAAGAATCTAGAAACCATCTACAATAATTTTTATAAGGCACTTCTTCAACAAAAAAGAGGCTACCAAGGTTTGATCCAACGAGAAGCCGTCAAAGCAATCCAAAATGGAACTGGTCCAAAAGTTGGCGGCAATCCGATTATATTTATAGGCTTTAACGCCCTAAACGCAGCAGAGTCCGCGATAATCCAACATTTTCTAGAGCACGGGAGTGCTCATATATACTGGGATATCGACTCCTATTTTTTGGACGACCCCATTCACGATGCTGGCTTGTTCGTCAGAGATTATCAATACAATTGGCCCTATTACAAACATGGTCACAAAATAGAGCCACAGAACAATTTTCTCCAAAATAAGAACATCAAAATCACCGGTGTGCCCAAAAGTATCTCACAGACCAAATATGTGGGCCAATTGTTGGAAGAAATTGGCGGAAACCCAGCAATAGACCTGACCAAAACTGCGCTGGTCTTGGCTGATGAGACCTTGCTGAACCCAATGCTCAATGGCGTTCCTAACAACATCCCCGAAGTCAATATCACCATGGGAATGCCGTTGAACAAAACAGTGCTATATTCCTTTTTTGTGAACTTTTTGGAACTGCACCTCAATGTTTCGGAGCGAGGATGGTTTTATAAAAGGGTGCTGGAGTTTATATCCAACCCCTACAGTTTGACCCTCTCCACGGAAAGCCAAGGTTCCTTCGCCCAACAATTGTCCAAGGACATAAAAGAGGGCAACCTCCTTTACATTAATTCGGAAGTGCTTACAAAATATTCGAAGGCACAAGAGTTATTGTCCATTATTTTTCCTGATGGCACCCTAGCCCCGATGGATTGGATAAATAAATGCCTGATGCTCATCGAGCGGTTGAAGATTATTTATCAGGAAGAAAAAAATGCGCTGGAACTGGAATACCTGTATCGGTTCTACACACTTTTCAATCAACTGGGGCAATATTTGGACAAGGTAGATTTTATGGGGGAGCTCAAATCCATCAAAAACCTGTTCAAACAATTGGCCAACATGGAAACCTTGGATTTTATTGGCCAGCCATTGACGGGTTTTCAAATTATGGGAATGTTGGAGAGTAGAAACCTCGATTTTGAAACGGTAATCATAACTTCCGTAAACGAGGGCATTCTACCTTCGGGAAAATCCAACAATTCCTTTATTCCGTTTGATGTAAAACGGGATTATGGCTTGCCTACTTACAAAGAAAAAGATGCCATCTATGTGTATCACTTTTACAGACTGATTCAACGTGCCAAGAACATCTACATCACCTACAACACCGAACCCGACGTTTTGGAGGGTGGGGAAAAGAGCCGATTGATCACGCAATTGCTAACGGATAAAAATCTAAAATCCAACATCACGCATACCATTGCAACGCCCAAGATTTCCATTGAGCCGAAACCGCTCGTTCAAATCGAAAAAGATGGACAGTTTATGGAAGATCTACAAGCATTTGCCCAAAAAGGATTTTCGCCAACCTCTTTGACCAACTACATCCGAAACCCGATTGATTTTTACACCAGAAACATTCTTAAAATCAATGATTTGGAAGAGGTCGAGGAAAACATTGCGGCCAACACCTTCGGCACCATTATTCACGATAGTTTGGAACAGCTGTACACACCACTGATCAATATAATGTTGACGGAAGAACACGTCCAATCCCTAAAAAAGCAGGTTCCAGAAGTGGTGCAACATCACTTTGCAAAGAATCTTTCAGGAATCGATGTTTCCAAAGGAAAGTTTTTGTTGGTGTACAATGTCATCCTAAAATACCTGCACAATTTCTTGGATGATGAAATCAAACAACTCAAACAACACCAAATCAAAATATTGGCGCTCGAAGAACGCTACGAAGAGTTTATTACCATCCCAGGACTTGATTTTCCCATCAAACTAAAGGGAACCTTGGACCGTGTTGATGAGTTTGACGGAACTGTCAGAATCATAGATTACAAAACGGGAAAGGTGGAGCCCAAAAATGTAAAAATAACGGATTGGGAAACGCTCATCACAGATTACGACAAGAGCAAGGCCTTTCAGTTACTATGCTACGCCTACCTCTATTCCAAAAAACACGGTATAAGTGATGTACAGGCAGGAATTATTTCCTTTAAAAATTTAAGCAAAGGATTGTTCCCGTTTTCAGAGGACAAGGATACCCGGATACATACGGATACCCTTGCTACCTTTGAAAGTTATCTGTTCCAATTGATAAGCGAAATATGCAATGCTGCTGTTCCGCTTACCGAAAAGGTGACCTGA
- a CDS encoding SDR family oxidoreductase encodes MKLEGKVAYITGGTKGIGYGIAESLLEQGMKVAVSGRSQESADAAVKGLNNPDNVLGLVSDVSKLEDEKKAVAAILDKWGQLDVVMANAGVGHFAPIDELEDEKWHQMIDTNLNGVYHTLKASVDALKKSEGYYMTLASLAGTNFFATAAGYNATKFGVVGFTQAAMLDLRQYNIKVTTIMPGSVASQFNNNEPSEKDAWKIQPEDIGKLVIDLLMMHPRTLPSKIEVRPTRPDLK; translated from the coding sequence ATGAAACTAGAAGGAAAAGTAGCATACATCACAGGAGGAACCAAAGGTATCGGATACGGAATTGCCGAAAGCTTATTGGAACAGGGCATGAAGGTTGCCGTGAGCGGGCGAAGCCAAGAAAGCGCAGATGCCGCTGTGAAAGGCTTAAACAACCCTGACAATGTATTGGGATTGGTATCCGATGTATCTAAATTGGAAGACGAGAAAAAGGCCGTGGCCGCCATTCTGGATAAATGGGGGCAATTGGACGTGGTGATGGCCAACGCAGGAGTGGGACATTTTGCCCCAATCGATGAGTTGGAGGACGAGAAATGGCATCAAATGATAGACACCAACTTGAACGGGGTTTATCATACGCTTAAAGCATCGGTGGATGCCTTGAAAAAATCCGAAGGTTATTATATGACCTTGGCCAGTTTGGCGGGGACCAATTTTTTCGCGACCGCAGCCGGCTACAATGCTACAAAGTTTGGTGTGGTGGGCTTTACACAGGCCGCAATGCTTGATTTAAGACAGTACAATATCAAAGTGACCACCATTATGCCCGGTTCCGTTGCGAGTCAGTTTAACAACAATGAGCCATCGGAAAAGGACGCATGGAAAATCCAGCCCGAGGATATTGGTAAATTGGTCATCGATTTGCTTATGATGCACCCACGAACGTTGCCAAGTAAAATTGAGGTGCGTCCCACACGACCAGATTTAAAATAA
- a CDS encoding TolB family protein, which produces MVMLILVLTQLSAQNETKITQFNSALNQFLNVRDFCISEEGDEAFFTIQSPLQDISQIAYITKKDNQWSEAKLMPFSSSYMDLEPFLSQDGKRLFFVSDRPLDDSTEQKKDFDIWYVERSGNGKEWSSPKNIGPPINSDLNEFYPSISANNNLYFTLESPNGMGKDDIYISRWQNGSYSTPELLDENINSSGYEFNAFISKREDFILFSRYNEEDGLGSGDLYISVKDENGKWEKAKNIGAPINTKYMEYCPYYDERNQTLYFTSKRNDLLPKQFNAVSDFKDYINEGNNGLSKIYMTQLKINRLK; this is translated from the coding sequence ATGGTTATGTTGATTTTGGTTTTAACCCAACTATCAGCACAAAATGAAACCAAGATCACGCAGTTCAACAGCGCGCTCAACCAATTCCTGAACGTTCGTGATTTTTGCATCTCGGAGGAAGGTGACGAGGCTTTTTTCACCATTCAGAGTCCGTTACAGGATATTTCCCAAATCGCTTATATCACAAAAAAGGATAACCAATGGAGCGAGGCCAAACTCATGCCCTTTTCAAGTTCGTATATGGATTTGGAACCTTTCTTGTCCCAAGATGGAAAACGGTTGTTCTTCGTTTCCGATAGACCATTGGATGATTCCACTGAGCAGAAAAAAGATTTTGATATCTGGTATGTGGAACGCAGTGGTAATGGAAAAGAGTGGTCGAGCCCAAAAAATATTGGCCCACCAATAAATTCTGACCTTAATGAGTTTTACCCCTCCATTAGTGCAAACAACAATCTATATTTCACTTTGGAATCGCCCAACGGTATGGGAAAGGATGATATTTATATTTCCCGTTGGCAAAATGGTTCCTATTCAACCCCAGAACTGTTGGATGAAAACATCAATAGTTCCGGTTACGAATTCAATGCATTTATCTCCAAAAGAGAGGATTTTATTCTTTTTTCCAGATATAATGAAGAAGATGGCCTGGGAAGTGGTGACCTCTATATTTCCGTAAAAGATGAGAACGGAAAATGGGAAAAGGCAAAGAACATTGGAGCACCGATAAATACAAAATATATGGAGTACTGCCCATATTATGATGAACGGAACCAAACACTGTACTTCACCAGTAAGAGGAACGATTTGCTGCCCAAACAGTTTAATGCTGTGTCGGATTTCAAAGATTACATCAACGAAGGCAATAATGGCTTGAGCAAAATTTATATGACCCAATTAAAAATCAACAGACTTAAATAA
- a CDS encoding RluA family pseudouridine synthase, producing MAAIHKPAGIEVSGNKFKTIANALPQNLQPSSLPDATTPQPVHRLDYSTTGIVLVGKTSSSIRALNKMFEDKTIAKTYYAVTIGKMQKNGTITSKIDGKPSQSEYKVIESVSSERFGTLNLVELAPKTGRRHQLRKHMLSLGNPILGDKEYAFEGLILKSKGLYLHAYALEFEHPFTKKVVCITDELPEKFTKIFR from the coding sequence ATGGCGGCTATCCACAAACCTGCCGGTATTGAGGTTAGCGGTAACAAGTTTAAAACCATCGCGAACGCCTTGCCACAAAACCTGCAACCGAGTTCGCTGCCGGATGCTACCACACCGCAACCTGTCCACCGTTTGGATTATTCCACTACGGGCATTGTTCTGGTGGGCAAAACGAGCAGCAGCATCCGCGCCTTGAACAAAATGTTCGAGGACAAAACCATTGCAAAAACCTATTATGCCGTTACCATTGGTAAAATGCAGAAAAACGGAACCATAACTTCCAAAATAGACGGAAAGCCATCGCAATCAGAATACAAAGTAATCGAATCCGTATCCTCGGAACGTTTCGGCACCCTGAACCTTGTAGAACTAGCCCCCAAAACGGGCAGAAGACACCAATTGCGGAAACATATGCTCAGTTTGGGCAATCCTATACTGGGAGACAAGGAATACGCCTTCGAGGGCTTAATTTTGAAAAGCAAAGGGCTGTATTTGCATGCCTACGCGTTGGAATTTGAGCATCCATTTACCAAAAAGGTTGTCTGCATTACAGATGAGCTTCCAGAGAAGTTTACTAAAATTTTTAGGTAA